In the Candidatus Bathyarchaeia archaeon genome, CCGCCAGCCCATGAAGGAACGTTTTCTATGCTGCACATGTAGTTGCCAGTAAACGCGTCAAACATCATCCAAGTTGCGCCCGCTGACTCCATGAAGCCGCCTGCACTACCGGTTGACCAGAGGTAGGGTTTGCCGCCGTGCTGGTTAGGTGAGTCATAGTTGAATATTTGGCCAAACGCTAATGCCCCGCCTGTGATTGCTCCTGACGAGGAGCCACTTGGTGTAGATATGGGTCCGGTGGTGTTGTGGAAGTATAAGGTTTCTCCCGTGTATAAGTCGAGGCAGTACCAGCCGTATTTGGGTAGTGATTGAACGTTGTAGAAGATTTTTCCGTCAAGAATTATCGGTGGATTTAGGCTCAAACCTTCGTAGTCGGATGTTGAGTAGCCGGTGTCGCCAAATCGGGTATCCATCAAGCCTCCTGACCACATTGGAGTAGCCCACATTATGTGCGGACTTTCAGGCCCCAGCCCAAACGCGTAATTGCTTGTTGGCCCAATATTTTGAGCTGCCCCGCCTAGCCAGTTGCCGGCAAGGTATGCCCAGTTGCGGTTGGCTTCGTTGATGGGTCTGGTCCAGAATTCGGTTGGTAGAGGGGCTTCAGGCCAGCCTTCGATTGGGTCTTGCTGTACGGTTACGGTGACGGGGTCGCTGCTGCTGGCGGCGAAAGTGTCGTTGATGTATGAATCACCGCCCATGAAGTAGCCGCCTTCAGGTTTAGGCAAACCAGTAACTATATGCTCTGCAACTTTAGCAACAACGGTGTAGGTTCCGATTTGCGTTGGCTGATAGCTGGTCCAGCCACTGCCGACGGGGTCAGAAGTGATTGGGCCAATTGTGTCTATGGAACCGTCGGGTTTGGTGACTTCCACAGTGAAATCCCACCTGTCACCGTAGGCGCCGTTTGCGGTTGGCGGATACGCAGCGGTCCAAAAGACGATGGTAAACGGTTGGTCAACACCAATGACATCGTTTGTTACTGAAACGTAGGTGTATGTGGGAACTGTCCATGGGGGGTCGTGTGCAGTGACAGGGGGGAGTGCAATCAGAGAAGTAATTGTTAGCATCAGAAGTAACGCAGTTACAGCGATAGCTGCTTGGTCAGACGTATTTTTCTTTTTATTCTTTCGGATTTTCATTTTCTCTCATTCTCCTGAATTCCATAGTTCAGTAGTTGTTTTTGTATCAACTTAAGGGTTGGAATGTCGCACTCCGACAGACAGAACCGTCAGTTACCAAAAATTTTTATGCAAACCACACTGAATAGAAACTGGAGAGAGAATAGTGGAGATTCAAGAAGAAGACGTGAAAACTCTCACTTCCTTGGAGCTCACACCAAGACAAGCCAGAGTATATCTTGCCCTAGTTTTAACGGGAAGAACCACTATTAAAAAAATCGCCAAAGTAGCAAAGGTATCCCGACAAGACATCTATAGGATAATAGCGGCTCTACAAAAACTGGGCTTAGTTGACAGGGCACTCACGCTGCCGGCAACGTTTAAGGCAGTTTCGTTAGAAGAAGGCCTCGCTATTCTGCTGCAGCGGCAGAAAAAGGCTCTTTGCAAAACCCAACTTGAAGCGGAGCGGCTTTTTGAGAAATTCAGAGAACAACCTCCAGATGCCAACTCACCCCAGGAGGAGCCCCAGTTTATTTTGATTGCCGGACGAGAAAGAATAGCAACAGCCTTCAGAGAAGACTTAGCCACAGCCCAAGAATGCATCAGCATGAGCAGTTCATGGGAAGTTTTCAGGGAATTCATCTTCGATTTTAACTTTAACTTAACAGAAGCAGGAAAACGAGGCGTGATAGTTAGAGCGGCTATAGACAGGCCGTATAATGATAACGCGTTTTTGGCGATAACGCAGTTCCTCAAGAAAAACCCGATGTTCAGCCTCCGATTCACCCGAGAAGAAAAGCCGCTCTTCATGCTAATCACCGACAAGAACGCCGTGAATATGTTCATGGACACCATCACTACGGTTTACGCCAATGACCTCACAATGATGAAGTCAACCAACCGCATCTTCACAAATCTAGCACATTTCTACTTTGAAAGCATGTGGAACCAAGCAGAGAAAAACCTAACACACGAATACAATTACGCCTAACAAAAAGTTAAGATTAAAAATTGAGGCAGGGCGGTTACTCCGCTAGATGAACGGTTACGTTGCCTTCGCTGTCTTTTGTGGCGCGCACCCGGATTTTCCGGGGTGGTTTCTCAATGCCTTTGCTCCAGAGGTACTCGTTGACTTCGTTGGTTATTGTGAGGGTTGGAGGTTCTTCGTCTTCTTCTTCAGCGCGGGTGGGGACCTTCATGTGTTTCACGACGTAAGCCCGAAGCATACGCATGGCTCGCGGCGAACGTTTTCGCGGAGGCATAATCAAGGCTTTAGCAAGGGGTATGGTGTAGGTTTTCTCTTCAACGATTTCTTCTTCATCTTTTTTCTTCTTTTTCGTAGGAGTTGGGGCTAATTCAACGGGTACAGCTTCAGGCTTTGCGGCTTCTTCAGCTTCAACTTCAGCCTCCAAAGAGTCCATGAGGTTTTCTTCAATGGGCTTGTCTTCGGTTGCTTCCGCTATAGGTTCCTGAGACAGCTCTTCGGGTTTTGCTTCATTGACCATGGTCATGTTTCTCCTATGCCTTTATTTTACGGGTTCGCCAGTTTCTTCGGCGTTTAGGGTTGGTTCTCACTTTGCCGTCTGTCCGCGCAATTACCCATGTGGGAACAGATTCCTTTTGTTTACCGGCTTTAGCTAATCTTAGTTTCTTGGCTGCTGGTTTAACTCGCGCCATACTTTCAAATCCTAGTTATTCTTGTTTCCCGCTTCCGAGATTGAAGCTGGATTAATATTTGCTTCAGCTGCGCATCAGAGATAGGAAGAGCAATTCGTCCTGTCTGTGCCAGCTGGATGAGTTGCAGTTCCAACTGCTCTGTGAAGTCCCGCTTAACCATCTTGAGATTGGTAAGACGTTGCCGTGCTTCTGGCGACAAAATCTGTCTAAGCAGGGCTTCCTTTTGGGCTTCTACGTCCCTTTCAGCTTGAGCTTGCCTTTGCTCGTCGGAGCCCCGCTGCTGATATGCAGAAAGCTTTCTTCGACGGATCGCTTCAAGCTCATCATCAGACATTGATTCATTCGCCTTGATACTTCTTAAGTTCAGGAGCGGTCTTCACAAGTTCCTTGTGGAGGTCTTGGCTAACTTCCTTCATCATTTTTCTGCCTTTAGGCGTTAGGATTCTGCCTTTGGGGCGAGTAATCTGAACAAAACCAGCGGCTTCAAGTTGCTGGAGAACTTTGCGGATGTTACCGCCGCCTGCTTTGGAGGCATGATTTAGTCTAACTGTGAAGCCTTTCCTTCCGCCGTAGTCGCTGCGGAGTTTTTCCAGCCCGATGGGTCCGTGAACGTAGACTTTGCGGAGTAAACTTGCTGCACGGATGTACCACCAGTCAGGGTTTTGAGGCTGCTTCTCAGTATGACTGCCAGTCTTTGCTACTGCAGCCCATGATGGAGGCTGAACTTGCTCAACGTTTTCCTTAAGATATTTGGCTAAACGTTCAATGAATTGTGAAACGGGAACATCGTATGGAGTTGTCAAGATTCTCGACTCTTCTAGGCTATTCCTTGCAGTAAGACAACCTAGCCCAATATAAATATTCTCTGGGTGGAAAAAAATTTTGTTTCCAGTTCACCACAGTCACGGGACACGGAGCTAAGGCGGCGTTGGCGTGAAATCGGCGGAACCAAAAGAACCCGCCGCCGAACAAAGCATACGACTATGCATATTCGAATTGAGGGCGTAGCTTTAAAACCTTAAAGCACTAATAATAAACAGAAACGCGGTGAACCCCATGAAAGCTCTTGTCCTAAGCGGCGGAAAAGGCACACGCCTAAGACCCCTAACATTCACATGCGCCAAACAACTCATACCCGTAGCCAACAAACCCATCTTAGGCTACGTACTAGACCAAGTCCGCCAAACCAGCATTACCCAAGTGGGCATAATAACCGCGCCTGAAACCCAAAACAACGTCAAAGACTACGTCCAAAACGGCGCCCAATGGGGCTTTGACATCGCATACATCCCCCAAGAGCCCCTCGGGTTAGCTCACGCCGTAAAAACAGCTCAACCATTCTTGGCGGAAGACTCGTTTGTCATGTGCCTTGGCGACAACGTCACCGGACAAGGAATAAAACCCTTTGTAGAAAAATTCCAAACCGAAAACCTCGACGCCCTTATCATACTTAAAGAAGTGGAGGATCCCTCGCGGTTTGGCATCGCCCAACTGGACAGCGACGGTAACATTGTGCGGTTGGTTGAGAAGCCTAAAACGCCCATGGGAAACTTGGCTATCATCGGAACCTACCTTTTCTCTAACAAAGTTCACCAAGCCATCGAGCGCATCAAGCCCAGCTGGCGGGGAGAACTTGAAATAACTGATGCCGTACAAGAAATGGTCAACTTAGGGTTTAAGGTAAAAGCTGAAATCCTTAACTCATGGTGGCTAGACACAGGCAAAAAAGACGACATCCTCAGCGCAAACGCCAAAATCCTAGACGAATACATCCACCATGAAGTAAAAGGGCAGGTGGAAAACAGCGTTATCGAGGGACGCGTCTTTGTGGCAGAGGGCGCCAAGATAGTTAACAGCACGGTTAGGGGACCGGCAGTTATCGGCAGAAACGCCTTAGTGGAAGACTCTTTCATTGGTCCCTTCACAAGCGTAGGCAACGACTCGATAGTTGCTCATTCACATGTGGAGTACAGTGTGGTTTTGGAAAACGTCACCGTAGAAAACGTTGAGCGCCTTGAAGACAGCCTCATTGGCAGAAAAGCGAAAGTTACCCGAAACAAGAAAGTCAACACCATAAAACTCCATATAGGCGACTACTCCGAAGTAGATGTGTAGAAACTAAACCTGTTCGGCTTGAAGCGGACAAATGTTAAATAACAAGCTGAACAAAAGAACAAGTATTCGAAGGAAAAGTGATACGGATGCTGCCTGGAATAGTAGTTAAACATTTGAAACGATTTTTTGACGAAAGAGGCTCCTTCATGGAAGTCTTTAGAAAAGACTGCAAGGACCTTCTAATAGATGGCGATGTTATCTCCCAAGCAAACTTGTCCACAACATACCCCGGAATCATCCGAGCCTGGCATCGTCACCTGCGTGGACAAACAGACTACTTTTTGGCGCTGAAGGGCGCAATCAAAATTGGCGTCTACGACGACGAAACCGCCGAACTTAACGAAATAGTTTCCTCAGGCACAAGCATTCAGGCAGTCCGAGTGCCAGGCCACTTTTGGCACGGCTTTAAAGCCGTAGGCAACGAACAGGCTATGTTACTTTACTTCACCACTAACTTGTATGACGCCGCGGATCCAGATGAGGAGCGTCGACCCTGGAACGACCCCGCTTTAATTCCAAAAATCATTAACGGTAAAACTAAGGACCCTCGTGTTGGCAAACCTTGGGACTGGAATTACCCGCCACATAAGTGATTGCCATGAAAATACTTGTCACCGGCGGATTAGGATTCATAGGAAGCAACTTCTGCCGCCACATACTCACCAAACACCCAGACTACGAACTGATAAATCTGGACAGGATGGGCATAGGCGCCAACCCCGCCAGCATGCAAGACGCTGAAAACAACCCCAACTACCGATTCATAAAAGGCGACATATGCAACATTCCACTTCTGCACAAAACCATCAGCCAAGTTGACGCGGTGGTAAATTTTGCGGCGGAAACGCACGTAGACCGCAGCATAAGCGACCCCTACACGTTTGTGCAGAACAACACCATCGGAACCTACACTGTTCTGGACGCAGTACGTAAACATAACCTGCATGCGCGTATGGTGCAAATTTCCACCGACGAGGTGTATGGCACGGCGGTTCAAGGGTCATTCACCGAAAAAGACACACCTAACCCGTCAAACCCCTATTCCGCTTCTAAAGCAGCGGCAGACATGTTTGTGCTTGCTTACCATAAAACTTACAAGCTGAACGTTTCGATAACGCGGTGTACAAATAATTTTGGAGCGTACCAGTTGCCAGAGAAACTCATCCCAAAAACTATCATCCGCGCCCTCAAAGACCTGCCGATTCCCATCTATGGCACAGGTACTAACATCCGCGACTGGATATATGTGCAAGACCACTGCACCGCCGTGGAAACAGTTCTGGAGAAGGGAGAAGCTGGCGAGGTCTACAATGTTTCAGCAAAGAACGAAGCCACTAACTTGGAGATAGTGAAGAGAATTCTGGAGTTGCTGGACAAGCCAGAAAGTCTAATCACGTTTGTGGAAGACCGCCCAGGACACGACACACGCTACAGCTTAGACTCCACAAAGCTTCAAACGGAACTGGGTTGGAAACCCGCATTCTCCTTCAAAGAAGCATTGGAGTCAACTGTGAAGTGGTATGTTGAAAACGAGAAAGCGTGGACACCATTTGCTACACAAGATATACTTTCGCCAACCCCATGGAAGACTGCTGGCGGTAGCCGATGAAACTTGTAGTTACAGGTGCCAGCGGGCTGTACGGCTCTAAACTTGTGGAATTCGCCGTTGACCAGGGGCATCAAGTTTACGCGTTCCACAATCAGCACCCTGCCCCGCATGGAACCCCAGTTAAGCTGGACATAACCAGCAAAGAAGAACTGCAAGCTGAAATTCAGAGAATTCAGCCTGACGCCATCGTGCATGCCGCAACCCTGACGGGGGTGGACCAGTGTGAGCTGAATCGCGAGTTGGCGTGGAAGATAAACGTGGAAGGCACCCAAAGCATTGTTGAAGCGGCAAAGGCAACGGGCGCTTTTTTGTTGTATGTTTCGACCGACTACGTTTTTGACGGCGAAAAAGGCGGCTACACAGAAGACGATTTGCCCAGCCCCGTCAACTACTATGGGTACACGAAGCTGAAGGCTGAGGAAGCCGTCAAAAAAAGCTCAAGTGAGTACTGTATTGGGCGCACCAGCGTCATTTACGGTTCAACTCCAGCGGCAGGCAAAATCAACTTTGCCCTGTGGCTTTTAGACGAACTTAGAAAAGGAGAACAAGTGAAGGTGTTTGTGGACCAGTGGAATTCCCCCACACTCAACAGCAGCCTTGCCGACATGACTTTGGAGGTTGTGGAACGTAAACTGACGGGGGTTTTTCATTTGTCGGGGGCTTCCCGCATAAACCGATACGAGTTTGCAATGGCGCTTGCCAAGACATCGGGGGTAGATGAATCGTTAGTTGTGCCTGCCCGTTCAGAAGAGTTGTCTTTTCCCGCCAAACGCCCCAAAGACTCCTCGCTTGACACAACAAAAGCCCAACAGACTCTAAAGCATAAGCCACTGCAGATAGCTGAAGCCTTAAAGAGGCTTAAAACCGAAACAAACAAGCCTCAAGAATAACAACAAAGTAATTTCAGTGGGTTGTTGCAGTTGTTGACTGAGGGCGTTTCTGTGGTCACCACAACATGGAACGAAGCAGACAACATCGAAAAGTTAGTCACCGCGGTACGCAAAGTGTTGGCAGGGGTTGCTCACGAAATCATCGTGGTTGATGACAGCTCAACCGACGGAACCATCGAAATCACCCAGCGGGTAGCTGATGTGGCGGTCTCAAAGCAGCGCGAAGGACAAAGCAAAGGTCTACTGCACGGGATGCAACTGGCAAAATACCCCTTCGTCGTAACCATCGACGCCGATTTAGAGAACGACCCCAAATACATCCCACAAATGCTCCAGCAAATGCAGGCGGGCGCTGATGTGGTGGTGGCTTCCCGCACCAAGATTCCGCGGTTTTCCGAAAAGGTAGCCTCCAAAACGCTGGGCAAACTGGTGGGGGTGACGGATTTTTTCTCAAATTTTCGGGCTTTTCGAACCGAGCACGTGCCGATGTTTGTTTTGGGCGAGGGGGAAATGTTTGGCTCAGAATTTCTGATACTTGCAAAAAAACACAAACTGAAAATAACCGAAATCCGCTACGAGGCGCCGCCTAGACGCCAAAACCCCCGCATTGGAGGCACCTTAAGGGCGAACGTGAGGATTCTTTGGGCAACAGCCAAAGCCATGTGGTTATATGTGAAGTAGCCGAAGCAGAAAGAATGATTGTTAAGAAGCCCGTTTTCTTGTTTGCTTCTATCTCCTTTCCTTATGAAGTATCAGCAGAACTGAAGCCGACAATAAAAGGCAAAAAGCCCGCCTATTTGCCGTCTATTAGCATCCAAATAGCAATTGTATGCAGAACCTATAGAGGGGAGGGTCGACATTATAGGATTCGGTAGTTGAAGCGACAGGGAAAATGGGAAATCGTAGAGGGGATAGGGGTAGGCGATAGGTAGTCAACCTACCTTCAAGCACAAGCGGTACGGGGAAAGTAGACAAAAACAGAGAGAAAATCGGCATCAGATTATGTAAAAAGCATAAATACCGTCTGGATACACTTAGGAAGTGGTGTTTCAGATGCCCGTTCAGCAAGTCAGCGTGTTTTTAGATAATCGACCTGGCTCACTTTCAGAGATGCTGTGCCACCTTGAGAAACTTCAAATCAAAATTTACGCGCTCTCCATCGCCGAAGCAGGCGAATATGGAGTAATCCGCATGATAACCGCCGACCCCCAAAAAGTCGCGCAGTCACTGGAAGACGCCAACTTTAACCTCGCCAAAGCCAAGAAAAACACCGAAGTCACCGCCATCCTCATAACCGACAAAAACCCCATCTCAAAAATAGCCAAAATCCTAGGCGAAAAGGAAGTCAACATTGAATACGCTTACTCGTCAGCGGTTCATTACGACGGTAAATACGTGCTTGTGGCAAGGCCACGAGAGATTGAGGTCGCCGAGAAAGCCCTCCAAGACAACGAAGTTGCGACCCTGACATTGGAAGAAATCAAACAACACTTCCAATAATAGACAAAGACAGGCAAAATTATTTTAGAAGGCTGAACCAGAGAACATCCATCAACAGTCACATATGCAGCCACAGGGCTACTGGGGAAAACTGATGAGTGACAACAAACACTGGAACAAAACCGTAGAAACTATGCCGAGAAAACAAATCCGCGAACTCCAACTTAAAAAACTTAAAGCACAAGTCAAACATTGCTACGAAAACTCGGCGTTTTACCAAAGAAAATTCAAAACTGCAGGCATCACGCCAGACAGCATAAAAACCTTGGAAGACCTGCAGAAAATTCCCTTCACAGTCAAAACCGACCTGAGAGACAACTACCCCACGGGGCTAGTCGCCGTGGACTCAGGCAACATCGTGGAAATCCACGCGTCAAGCGGAACCACAGGCAACCCAATAGTGGGCGCGTACACCAAAACGGACATGGAAGCCTGGCAAGAAGTCATGGCACGCTCCATCTACACCACAGGCGGAAGAAAAGAAGACGTAATACACATCGCCTACGGCTACGGGTTATTCACAGGCGGATTAGGCTTCCATTATGGTGCCCAAAAAATCGGCATCGAAACCGTCCCCGCAAGCGGCGGCATGACCCAACGGCAAATAAAGCTCATGAAAGATTTAGGCGCAACAATTCTCTGCTGCACCCCAAGCTTTGCCGTGTACCTCTCCGAAGTCATGGCAGCTGAAGGCGTAAACCCCAAAAAAGACCTAAAACTACGCACAGGCATATTTGGCGCTGAACCTTGGTCAGACCGAACCCGCCAACGCATAAACACGGCTCTTGGCATTGACGCCTTTGACATTTACGGACTAACAGAACTGTGCGGTCCAGGCGTAGCCGTTGAATGCCCCGAACACAACGGGTTACACATCTGGGAAGACCACTTCATTGTCGAAACCATCAACCCTGAAACAGGCGAAGTTCTCTCTGAAGGCGAAGAAGGCGAACTGGTCTTCACTCCGCTTTCCAAAACGGGCATGCCGCTGCTTCGGTACCGCACCAGAGACATATCCGTTATCGAAACCGACATGTGCCCATGCAGACGCACACACTCCCGCATGATGCGCGTCAGCGGCAGGTCAGATGACATGCTCATAATACGGGGGGTCAACGTGTTTCCCAGCCAAATCGAATACGTCATCATGGGCTTCCCTGAGTTAGCAACCCAATACGAGATTTACGTGGACCGCCCAGACGCCTTGGACACTTTCGCCGTGAAAGTTGAGTTAACAGAAGAATACTCAAAGAGCACCGCCCTAAACATGAACGAGTTGAAAAGCAGAATCCTAAGCAAAATCAACAACGTCACAGGACTTAACCCCGAAATCCAGATTGTCAAATATGGCGAAATCCCACGAACCGAAGGCAAAGCCAAACACGTTTTTGACAAACGCAAAGGTAAAACCTAAAAGGTAAACCTGATGGCGCCCAAGATTGCATCTGACAAACCCAACAGCTTCCTGCTGCTTAACGGGGACGAAGCAGTCGCACGCGGCGCCTTAGAAGCAGGCATAAAAGTTGCAGCAGCCTACCCTGGAACGCCTTCAACGGAGATTTTAGAAGCCATCGCAGCAGTGGCTAAACAGTTCGGGATTTACGCGGAGTGGAGCATAAACGAAATTGTAGCCATGGAAGTCGCTGTCGGTGCCTCGATGGCGGGCGTCCGTTCCATCGTGTCCATGAAGCATGTCGGGTTAAATGTGGCTGCAGACGCCGCCATGACGCTGGCGTATACGGGTGTTGTTGGCGGGTTGGTTATTGCTGTGTGCGATGACCCCGCCATGCATAGCAGCCAAAACGAGCAGGACACACGCTACTTCGCGATTCACTCCAACATTCCGCTACTGGACGCGGGCAGCCCCCAAGAAGCCTACGAAATGACCCGCGACGCCTTTGAACTAAGCGAAATACTGCAGTTGCCCATCCTCGTGCGGTTAACAACCCGCGTTGCACACGGAAAAGCCCGCGTCAAAATCGGCAAATTCCAAGCTCTCAAACGAAAAGCGGAATTTGACAAGGAATGCGCCAAATGGGTTATGGTTCCCCAAAACGCCTTAAGGCAACACCGCATCCTCAAAAGCCGCTTGACACAGGCAGAAAAACTGGTTAACGAATCCAAATTCAACATCATTGAAGATAACAACAAAGAAATGGGCGTTATTGGCAGCGGCATCGGCTTCTACCACGCCAAATCCCTGCTTGAGCAGGGGCAGTTTTCTTGGTTGAAACTGGGTGCAGTGTATCCGTTTCCCCGCGGCTTGGTTGAACGATTTGTTTCAAAGCTCAAGAAGGTAATTGTGGTTGAAGAACTGCGCCCCTACGTGGAGGACAATTTACACGGCTTAAACGTGGAAGTTCTGGGCAAAGAACAGTTGGGGTTGGAGGAAATCGGCGAATTCACCCCCGACGGCATCAGAACAGCTTTCGCTGAACAGGGTTATCTGAGCCCCGCTGAACCCCAAACCACAGAGGAGCTACCCCAGCGTCCTCCAGGTCTTTGCCCAGGGTGCCCTCACCGCGCATTTTACTACGCCATAAACACCGTAAACCAGTTTGTCAGCTGCAACCCCGAGAAATGTGTAGGCTGTGACATCTGCGAGTTAGCTTGCTCTTGGGAGAAAGAAAAAGTCTTCAACCCCACCAAATCAAGAATACGCGCAGTCAGACTAAACATAATCACTAATGTTGCTTTGACGTGTCGCCTCTGCCCTGACGCCGCCTGCATTCAAGCCTGCCCAAAAGACGCATTAAGCCAGTCTAAAGAAACCCGCATCATAACTGTTGACCCAGACAAATGCAACGGCTGCGGCTGGTGCGTCGAAGCCTGCGAATACGGCTCCTTGACGCTTCACCCAACAAAGCATCAAGCCATAGCCTGTGACACGTGCAATGGCGACCCCAAATGCGTTCAAGCTTGCCCCGAATCCGCCCTAACGTTCATGGGACGCGCAAACGACAAAATCGTCACGGGAGACATAGGCTGCTACACGCTGGGCTGCTTGCCGCCAGTGAACACCGTTCAAACCTGCCTTTGCATGGGCGGAGGAATTTCTCAAGCAGCAGGTATGGCACACGCCGGCGTAAAAGACAAAACGTTCGCTGTTATTGGGGACTCAACTTTCTTCCACGGGGGCATGCCGGGGCTGCTTAACATTGCCTATAACAAGGCAAACGTCTGCGTCGTCGTTCTGGATAACCGCACCGTAGCCATGACGGGACATCAACCCACGCCAGAATCAGGCAAAACCGCCATGGGAGACGACGCGAAAATAGTCAACGTGGAAGCCATTGCAAAAAGCTTGGGCATCGAAAAAATAGATGCCATAGACCCCTACGACCTTAAAAAAACTACACAGGTTCTAAGGGAAACCATGAATTACAAGGGACCAAGCGTCATCATTTCCTTACGTCCTTGCCCGCTTAAAATCGAAAAAGGACCCCTCAGACAAGTTCAACAGACCTGCAACGGCTGCGGCTTATGCGTCAAAGCCTACGGGTGCCCCGCCATCTCCCTAAATGGCAACCGCGCCGAAATCGACGAGACCCTCTGCAGCGGTTGCGGAGTATGCGAACAAGTCTGCCCATTCAACGCAATAAGGAGCAAAGATGCCCAATGAAGCTGGACCTCATTTTCACGGGCGTTGGTGGTCAAGGTGTTGTGGTTCTAAGCGACATTTTCTGTGAAGCAGCCATGCTTGACGGTTTTGATGTTGCCAAGGCGGAAATTCATGGGATGGCACAGCGGGGCGGCTCCATAAGTGCACATGTCCGCGTCGGCGAGAAGGTTTTGTCGCCTTTGATTGAAACGGGCAAGGCTGAGGTGGTTGTGGGTTTTGAGGTTCTGGAAACCGCCCGAGCAATGACTATGTTGAAGCAAAAAGGTACCGTAGTGGTTAACACCAAATACATTCCTCCCGGCGGCGAATTATCAGGTTCAGGCAAGGCGTACAGTGTTGAGTCGCTTCTTGAATTAATCCGCAAAAAAGCGCTAAAAGT is a window encoding:
- a CDS encoding thiamine pyrophosphate-dependent enzyme, producing MAPKIASDKPNSFLLLNGDEAVARGALEAGIKVAAAYPGTPSTEILEAIAAVAKQFGIYAEWSINEIVAMEVAVGASMAGVRSIVSMKHVGLNVAADAAMTLAYTGVVGGLVIAVCDDPAMHSSQNEQDTRYFAIHSNIPLLDAGSPQEAYEMTRDAFELSEILQLPILVRLTTRVAHGKARVKIGKFQALKRKAEFDKECAKWVMVPQNALRQHRILKSRLTQAEKLVNESKFNIIEDNNKEMGVIGSGIGFYHAKSLLEQGQFSWLKLGAVYPFPRGLVERFVSKLKKVIVVEELRPYVEDNLHGLNVEVLGKEQLGLEEIGEFTPDGIRTAFAEQGYLSPAEPQTTEELPQRPPGLCPGCPHRAFYYAINTVNQFVSCNPEKCVGCDICELACSWEKEKVFNPTKSRIRAVRLNIITNVALTCRLCPDAACIQACPKDALSQSKETRIITVDPDKCNGCGWCVEACEYGSLTLHPTKHQAIACDTCNGDPKCVQACPESALTFMGRANDKIVTGDIGCYTLGCLPPVNTVQTCLCMGGGISQAAGMAHAGVKDKTFAVIGDSTFFHGGMPGLLNIAYNKANVCVVVLDNRTVAMTGHQPTPESGKTAMGDDAKIVNVEAIAKSLGIEKIDAIDPYDLKKTTQVLRETMNYKGPSVIISLRPCPLKIEKGPLRQVQQTCNGCGLCVKAYGCPAISLNGNRAEIDETLCSGCGVCEQVCPFNAIRSKDAQ
- a CDS encoding indolepyruvate oxidoreductase subunit beta, whose amino-acid sequence is MKLDLIFTGVGGQGVVVLSDIFCEAAMLDGFDVAKAEIHGMAQRGGSISAHVRVGEKVLSPLIETGKAEVVVGFEVLETARAMTMLKQKGTVVVNTKYIPPGGELSGSGKAYSVESLLELIRKKALKVHEVDGIALASKLGNLLVVNTILLGAVSALPEVPIKIGSFQQAIAGRLKEKYIQLNLRAFQLGRESVLSR
- a CDS encoding phenylacetate--CoA ligase family protein, which encodes MSDNKHWNKTVETMPRKQIRELQLKKLKAQVKHCYENSAFYQRKFKTAGITPDSIKTLEDLQKIPFTVKTDLRDNYPTGLVAVDSGNIVEIHASSGTTGNPIVGAYTKTDMEAWQEVMARSIYTTGGRKEDVIHIAYGYGLFTGGLGFHYGAQKIGIETVPASGGMTQRQIKLMKDLGATILCCTPSFAVYLSEVMAAEGVNPKKDLKLRTGIFGAEPWSDRTRQRINTALGIDAFDIYGLTELCGPGVAVECPEHNGLHIWEDHFIVETINPETGEVLSEGEEGELVFTPLSKTGMPLLRYRTRDISVIETDMCPCRRTHSRMMRVSGRSDDMLIIRGVNVFPSQIEYVIMGFPELATQYEIYVDRPDALDTFAVKVELTEEYSKSTALNMNELKSRILSKINNVTGLNPEIQIVKYGEIPRTEGKAKHVFDKRKGKT